The Solanum dulcamara chromosome 6, daSolDulc1.2, whole genome shotgun sequence genome contains the following window.
TCTTGTGGTGTCTGTTATGTCTGCAATGGGAGAAGAACAGATTAATGCCGTTAAGGATATTGGTACCAAGAATTAGTTATTTCGCGGCAGCATAAAATCACTGCCAAAGCCTTAAAGACATTATTATATCCTAATGTGGTACTTTGATATTACTAGATTATAAATGTTGTTTGCACTGttgaaaacaaaagaaagaaaaatgctGCTATGGCTAGAGAAAGTATTGGCTTTGAGCTTTTGACAGCACAGTTGAAGTGAAATCctacttttatttataaaatactgCTGCTTTTATGTTTTGCATAACCTGTTTGGATTGTTTATTGTTTCTCACTAAAAAATAAGGCTCGTTTCTTGAGGCGAGGCTCTATTGGGAACAACTTCTTTACCCCTGTGATAGAattaaggtttgcgtacactctatcctctcTAGATTCCATTGGCTGGTAACGAAACTAAAGCTTCACATGGGtctgtcttcttttttttcaacttGTATGACACATTATGTATGTTGTTGTACTAAGAAATTGGGCTTGTTTTGTTGAACctagggtctatcggaaacaaacCTCTCTACCCCAAGGTAGGGGTGTTTGTGTATattctaccctctccagacttCACTGGATATGTTTTGTTGTATTAAGAAATTAGGCTTGttttcttgagccgagggtctatcaaACAACCTTTTTACCTCTGAGGTAGGGGAAAAGTTTGCACATATTTTTGCAGTAAGTTGGCCTAGTCTCTTGCTCAATCTTCGCCTTCTTCGATGGCCAAGTCCTATCTTTTTTAGACTCCATTTTGTGGAATTTTGTGGGATTATATGTTATTGTACGAAGAAattaaattaggctagtagcaatTTGATTGCAATTTTCAATAAATCTTTTTAACTTAAATGGTCTACATCCTATAGACCTTTAGGCAAAGAAAATGTCCTTAACCAGAACTTCATCTTATGATTTCAAGTTTCGGGAGATGAAGTTACTTAGTATCCATATTTGTCGAGGTAGATAATAGTTGCATAGCTAAGTTCAATGGGAGAGATTCATTTGAATCCGTTTGACGAAAAATTATGAATACGCAACTAAGGTAAAAAtaatttgtgtatatatatatatatatatatagtttttgaatCCGCATGGAAAAAAGGAAAGGGACATTCTTGcctttcttctttttgaaaTCTCTGTCACGGATAACGAGTTACAAAGCTAGAAATTTTACTAGAGATTCaagatttaatatatatgttatattaCTATGACGAAAAGTGTTTAATTAACAAGCCTTAGCTACAAATTGATGGTATATTTAATGATATTTCGTATTCATAGAGTTAAAATCTTGAATGGTATTATGTATTGACTAAATATTATTGAACGCCTTTGGAGACAAATAACAATGTATACTTAGTTGctttataaaaatttctattGTAATGTAATTTGtttaaacctttttttttttttttctttctaaaagaATAGAGTATTTTAAATCAAGAGAAGAATAATTTAGTTCCGAGCTTGCTCTTCTGTCAAAATTAAGGATCAATTTGTATCAAAGTATAATAGAGGAGAATATTTAAACCAAAAGTATAATTGGAGGGTATATTTAGACCGAAAGTATGTTGAGATATATATTTAGATTATATTCAATAACACAAAGTATATAAATCCGTTGTAGTCTAGTTGGTTAGGATACTCGGCTCTCACCCGAGAGACCCGGGTTCAAGTCCCGGCAACGGAATTACACTTTGaaaaataagaacaataacacaTATCCATTGTAATCCTGAAATAAGTGAGCCTAGAGACTCGGGTATGCGAAGAATTGAGATTTACTTTAttcttgcttcttcttttttataattGTAGTGTTTGGATCATTTTGTGTGTATCTCAACTAATTTCACGATGCACTTGCTATTTCTCTCGCCAacacaaaattttcaacttacttCATCGATCACTAAGTCATATCCTTGAATGTGCTTTCTTCTCTATTAATTTTACAAAGGGCTATATATTCATAAGTAAttaaattcatgttttagacatGTTCTTCACAACTAAAAGAAAaaccaagaaaataaataagtatcAAAAATTCATTTTTGCTTCTTACTAATAAATCATCATAACcagccaatatatatatatatatatatatatatatatatacacacacaccaAGTACCAAAAGGGAGATGCTCAAAGAAGCTCCTTATTAAAGAAAAAActcaatatttatatcaaatcaataagtACATAACATATGTGTCCTAATTTGTTGCTAGTGACCACATTAACTTGTTAGCACAGGAGAATATATAGCCGCCATAATAAGTAGGCGAAGCAACTAGAAGTTCACGCTTCACGCCCTTACATACTTTGATTACtatatgttgttgtttgtaCTTTGTTTATTGTATCGATTGGATTCAAAGCTAGTGTTAAAGAGTATAAATTGACTTGCTATACCCCCGAGTACTGACCTCGAAAAATGGACAAATTTCTTTGCTTAGGAACACATACAAGATTCGTCGTTACAAAAGGATAATGGCAACCCTGCCGTTAACTACTTCATTTATGAATTTCATAGTAATAGAAATACATGTCCTACCGAGATAGAATTTGGAAATtgctattttcttttatatagttGGTTTTCAATCCTTAGGACAAATAAATACATTACATAATTGTTGTGAAAATTACTATAGCTTATTGCTATTATACATTCCAACCACTATCAGTCAAACAACCATTTCTGCTTCTTTGGTACTACTAGGAATCCtcacatcaaacctcatagttGGCTTGTATTGCTCAGGGACCTCAGCACCAGCCTGTACACATATTTCTACCACTGCAGGAGCTTGTCCATAGAAGCTCCGAAGCTCTCGTTGCAACGGTTGAGTCACATCGGGTACATGCCACACGTATCTTGGTGGTATTAAGTCGTCTAGCACTGCTGTCTGCCAACCATGTTGCCCGTTTCGTTGTTGGTGTTTGTGAGCTCCACAGTTTTGTGCTTTGTGTCCACTTGGACCAACATGCACTTCTGGACAGTATCCACAAACTCTCACTGGATACATCTTCATCAGCTTATTGGCTCCGGCCCTCATTTTTTCCCACGCTACGAGTGTTTCTTCAGCTAGCAATATTGTTTCTTCAGTGCTTGATGGTGGTTCTACCTCTGGATCGGGTATCTCGGTTAAAATTGGTGGCTTTGGAGATTCTGGATCAGGATCAGGCAATTCACTTTCATCTGCATCAACAAATTCATTTTTCCCGGTCCATATGATTGgctttcttctcctttttgtaGGATATTCAGGTAAATCAACACCTGCTTGGATACAAAGCTCCACTACTGCAGGGATTCGAGGGATAGAAAATCTCTCCTCGTGTGAAATTCGTTTCCCCAGGCGATCATATAGATGGTAGGATTCAAGCGGCACTATTATGTCTTCAAGAACTGCCTTTCCCCACTCGTGATGTCCTTTACGTTGAGAAGCTTGTGATCCTCTGCATGACTTGAATGGATGTCCAACAGGTCccacatggatttcattacacCACCTGCAAAATTGGCCCAAGATGTAACGTGAGAATATTAAAGATTTTGAAGGAGCCATAATGTGCAGTAAACTTAAAGCATCTTATACAAGTAAAGATCATGCTTCTTTGAATTATAGTTGAATATGAACTAGAACTTCTGGAAGCATTTCATACAGATTCAAGAACAACGATTTGCAGTTTGCTAATATAAAGGTTAAGGCTCTGGAAATAATTGCCTTCAAGCATAGTGCCTTTTGAAACACTAATCATATACTAATAAGTCAAGATCAGGAAGAGAATTACTTGCAGCCATTAATAGTTACCACTTTCATGAGCTGCTTGAGATTGTTAATCACTGTCATTCGTGCATTGAACACATTGTACGCGGCAGGAACTAGGCTTTTAATAACTAATCCGATCTTTGGTGGAGGTACACGTCTTTTAGGTAGTCGATTTTTCATTCTATCCCTGGCAGCCCTCCGTAGCTCCACAATAGGTATTGGGAAGGGCTTCTTCTCTTTCCTTGAATAGTAACGAGGCAAATCTGCATTTTGTGGATGATCGCATCTAATACCAACAGCTCGGACAGGACATAACTTCTCTGATGGAATTCTAAGCTTCAATTCAAGTGCCACCCCACTGCAACTTTGCTGCAAACAGGTTCAGACACgagttttatttcaaaaataagaaaaggatAGAGATAGTTTAACTCATAAGCAAATCCTTCACCCCAGTAATTGCAGAAGAAAAGACTCATGATTTGATGTAAGCCAGTGGTACTCACCAACAGGTATGTTCTATGagagaaaagggaaaaaaaaccCAAGTGAGGGATCGATTATCAATATCACCCGCTAGAGTTACATGATAGCTAAAGAACAGATAGGATCATCCATAATAGCTAAAGCACTATACATATATTATGGATTCATAGCCAGAGTAATTAAGAACAGATAGGATCACCCATAATAGCTAAAGCACTATACATCTCTTATGAATTCATAGCCAAAGTAATCTTTTGGTCACCACACTGTACCTATTACGGTTGACTCACAACTTTCAAACCACAAAACTATGAACATAAGGAGCTATTACAATGGCTGTTCtgaagtaaaaagaaaattgttTCTAACTCGAACAACTTAAGGTTCTACCTCAAACAATCTTGAACCAAAAGAATAAGATATGAGAATTAGAAACACTTCATGAGCACTAATAGATGCATTTCACAGACAAAGCTGCTATCATGGTGGCAAAAATTTACCTAAGCAGTTACAAAAGGTACTTCAATCTAAAATATAATGGGATAAAATAGTGTATGATCAGAGTGAACTAGGCAACAATTTATAGATAAGGACAATGTGGTAATCTCTCAAATATGCTGAATTTAACGTCACTACAGAGCTGAACTGGAAAGCTCAATTACCTCTGTTGGCATTACAACCTCATTTTGTTTTGTTGTATAAAAGAAAGGTGTATCATTCAATTTTATTACACCTACTCGCCCAAGATCATGGAAGGATCTTTCGATTGCCCCGTCCCCTTCAGAGTAGGTTGGGGTGCCTAGAAGTAAGAAATTAGCCACTTCAAAGTATGTACTAGGATAAGACTtatttatgataaaggatgtacGGGGGTGAGTAGTCTTTCAGACAGAACGATGTACCCACACTGTTTTCCGGGACATAACATTACAAGAAAATTCCAAATTATAACATTGCCTCTAGAAAAACAAGCAGTTCTTTAATCCAAACTCCGCCTCCATCCCAAGCTAGTCGGGTCGGTTACATGAATCCTCACTTTCTATATTCTATTCAGTGGTAATAATGTGAAAGAATAGTTTATTACTAAGCAATATAATGCAAGTTAGAATTGGCAAACCTTCATAGAATCAAGTGAGCTTAAATTCAACTGGGGATTGCATCTCAAAATTCTGAATTTAGGTGGTTGACTTCTCCCTTTACTATGCACTAATACTTTGGTACTGAGTCGGGAGTGTAGACAGCCACAATCCATTCTGCAACCAGAAAACTAGTTAGGCTCACACCATACTCTTGTTAGATGCAGGCATAGAGACATGTTTGGTGTTCGCGTCATAACATTTCCATTCAGTTGTTCCCTTTTCCTACCTAACTATCATCATCTACTCAACTAGGTAtgtttaatacataaataatgaTATTTCACGTACGACAAAAGGGAACAACTGACAGTTAGGACGTAAAACTCGCAAAAAAGTGATCTTTTTGACAATTATCTCAAAGAAAAAGTATACTATGTGCATTTATCAAGTAACCATTATAATTTCATTGGAAATATGTGAACCAGCAGAAATCTACATTTTAATACACAAAATGAACTTCCCCTCCAcaagattatatttttttcatgttaaACTGAATTttaatcaagaaaacaaaaccCCATGAACTAAGTTTATCCTAATGCCTTAAAATCATCCCccccaaaaataataatcaccCAATTAAATTATAGCTCTGAAAATGGTGTCACCAAAcgtaaaaatacaaaaaaagagaaattcaaaaaaattgaaattaacaTTAGGGGAAGTTTGGATGTTACCTTAAATCACTTTGGTGAAGATTTCATtgcaacaaataaaaaaaaaattgttgagcTTTGGAACTCCAGGAAGAAAAAGAATACAAACTACTACTACCAGATAATGTTCTTTGCCTTTTAATGGGCCTGAAATTATCGTGTCTAATGGCTTAATGGGCCTGTTTAAGGGCCCACGCTTTTGGGTCGTTTGGGTTATTTACGAGAATAACCTCGAAGCTAGGTGATTTTGAACGTTTGACCTTGTTTGTTCCATGAGTAAAACCTTAAGTTTAAGCAAGTTTTAATTTTGACATTAAAGATTTGTCTATGAGACAAGTGGTTAAAAGTTCTAACACCGTCCATTTTCAAGGTTATTAGGTGTAATTTCTTGTTGTTTTATATGAGGAAACATTTTTGGAATTGCACTAAACATATTTTTATAAGGAAATCTatcattctttttaaattaactaaaaaataatttaaaaaagaaattgtttGGAAAGTGATTCTCAAATCATCATAAATATAGTGAAGGGTAAAATTAATATAACTTGGCAACTTCAAGATTCTATAGACACTATAAATTGTATGCTCGCTCAGACAATCAATATTGTTTAACATTGCTATAGAGAAGCTAATCAAATTGTAGATGCATTGGCCAAGTGGAGTATGGAAGGTCATAAAGAATTTCTTTTATGAAGTTAAGGATCTCTCCAATTTTAAGTACAATATATAAACTTCGACTTTCATAACAATAACTACGGGACTATTTTGTTTATAATAATTATACAATAAGTATCATCATATTTTAGTTGACCTCTAATTTCCTTTCTATTTTTGGGGGGTCTTTCCATGTTTGAAAACCACTAAGAGCACTATGAAAAAGGTTAAGCCAAAAGACTTCAACAAATCCTATTTTAATGCTCTCACAAAGAATTCAACCTCACAAATCCATTGGACATTTGTCAAACTTTAACCTCTCACATTTCCACTATTTATACTCCTAAAAAACACAtccaaaaatcacaaaaaaatatcaattttcaacaattttaaaaaataaatagaaaattttagttaagaaacaaaaatgGTTGGACAAGAAAACGTGAATTCAGCCGGAGTAAGGGTGGTGCCACCACCAGGACAACCACATACCACTATTAGGGCGCCCGGTATGGCGGCACCGCCACCGTCAATGGGGCAACAGGTTTCCAGGGCCGCGACAGCCGCGGCCACAGGAAACCAAACATCACCAAAGTTGCCTTCACCAAGTAACATGAACACGGAAGTGCTCAACCAAACACGTAAGATGCCGTTTTGCCCGGCAAAAGCCGTTGGTGGTGGCCTTGCCGTGGTAATGTCCATCGCGTATTTCACCTTGTATTCCAAGAAAAAGCCCGAGGCGAGTGCCATGGATGTTGCTAGAGTCATCACAGGAACTGCTAATCCAGAACACACTCATCCTCGTAACTAATTATATACTCTAAAAGTGTAATGAATTTTTACATTATTAGCGTAGGTAAATTAGGTTCCCTGATACGCAATTCCATTGGTGATTACGTATTCAATTGTTTTTCTGTtatattacaatttttttttggttagttTCAAAGTTCTCTTTTTACAAGGCAATAATTCCTTGGTGTATCGTGCATATGACACGATTTATAATAGTGTATGTAGTATATACTAAACAATAAATGATATTTAACTTTAGAATTTCACCCTCACCCCAAATCAAGGGATTAAATAACAACCATTCTTGTTTTGTTAGTTAATGATCTCTCTTAATTTAATGTTATAATTAAAGATGTTAGTTTTAGCGTAAAATTGAAGGTTCGaaata
Protein-coding sequences here:
- the LOC129891541 gene encoding APO protein 2, chloroplastic produces the protein MDCGCLHSRLSTKVLVHSKGRSQPPKFRILRCNPQLNLSSLDSMKQSCSGVALELKLRIPSEKLCPVRAVGIRCDHPQNADLPRYYSRKEKKPFPIPIVELRRAARDRMKNRLPKRRVPPPKIGLVIKSLVPAAYNVFNARMTVINNLKQLMKVVTINGCKWCNEIHVGPVGHPFKSCRGSQASQRKGHHEWGKAVLEDIIVPLESYHLYDRLGKRISHEERFSIPRIPAVVELCIQAGVDLPEYPTKRRRKPIIWTGKNEFVDADESELPDPDPESPKPPILTEIPDPEVEPPSSTEETILLAEETLVAWEKMRAGANKLMKMYPVRVCGYCPEVHVGPSGHKAQNCGAHKHQQRNGQHGWQTAVLDDLIPPRYVWHVPDVTQPLQRELRSFYGQAPAVVEICVQAGAEVPEQYKPTMRFDVRIPSSTKEAEMVV